A section of the Oncorhynchus gorbuscha isolate QuinsamMale2020 ecotype Even-year linkage group LG06, OgorEven_v1.0, whole genome shotgun sequence genome encodes:
- the LOC124038412 gene encoding F-box only protein 9-like isoform X1: protein MAESIINSRGIVEDHEGDNEDSDSNLQVELNVFRAQWMSELKPNSVSNGGNRGLSSRAADLRRKQELAREEKARELFLKAVEEEENGAVYEAIKYYRRAMQIVPDIEFKINYSRSPDPDGGNEKDMDGEIEDLLAYFHQQLTLQDNSLKICVPEVEMTQMHISALPPEVLIYIFRWVVSSDLDLRALEQLSLVCRGFYICARDPEIWRSACLRVWGRSCTKLVPFNSWREMFLERPRVRFDGVYISKTAYIRQGEESLDGFYRAWHQVEYYRYLRFFPDGQVMMLTTPEDPLVTVPRLRSRNTRVESIMCGHYRLSQDTDNQTKVFVVVSKRKEELVLSHRCNSHMDSGEAKVENQLNQEATHTNVLQETPYTWQPCQHVLCPACHRSRNGTRTSLWATPSSNPDNAGPIVHHFMGLPVTAGCDRAWTRTRISSGTASDAVP, encoded by the exons ATG GCTGAAAGCATTATCAATTCTCGTGGCATTGTAGAAGATCATGAGGGAGATAATGAAGATTCTGACTCAAACCTCCAA GTGGAGCTCAATGTATTCAGGGCCCAATGGATGTCTGAACTGAAGCCCAACTCTGTGTCcaatggggggaacagaggactGTCGTCAAGAGCTGCAGACCTGAGAAGAAAACAGGAACTGGCCCGGGAGGAAAAA GCCAGAGAGTTGTTCCTAAAAGCTGTTGAGGAAGAAGAAAATGGAGCTGTTTATGAAG CAATTAAGTACTATCGCAGGGCAATGCAGATTGTGCCTGACATTGAGTTTAAAATCAACTACAGTCGTTCTCCTGATCCAGATGGTGG CAATGAGAAGGACATGGATGGTGAAATAGAGGATCTACTGGCCTACTTCCATCAGCAGCTCACTCTGCAAGACAACTCTCTGAAGATATGTGTTCCTGAGGTGGAGATGACTCAGATGCACATCTCAG CCCTGCCTCCAGAGGTCTTGATATACATATTCCGCTGGGTTGTGTCCAGTGATCTGGACCTGCGTGCCCTGGAGCAGCTCTCCCTAGTCTGTAGAGGCTTCTACATTTGTGCTAG GGACCCAGAAATTTGGCGTTCGGCCTGTCTAAGAGTGTGGGGCCGGAGCTGTACCAAACTGGTACCCTTCAACTCCTGGAGGGAGATGTTTCTTGAGAGGCCACGTGTGCGCTTTGATG GTGTTTACATCAGCAAAACGGCATACATCCGTCAGGGAGAGGAGTCCCTTGATGGATTCTACAGGGCTTGGCACCAGGTGGAGTATTACAG ATATCTGCGTTTCTTCCCTGATGGCCAAGTCATGATGCTGACCACGCCTGAGGACCCACTGGTCACCGTTCCTCGTCTGCGTAGTAGGAACACCAG GGTGGAGTCCATTATGTGTGGTCATTACCGTCTGTCGCAGGACACAGACAATCAAACCAAAGTCTTTGTTGTTGTCTCcaagagaaaagaggag ttagtcttgtcccatcgctgcaactcccatatggactcgggagaggcgaaggttgagaacCAGCTTAACCAGGAAGCCACCCACACCAATGTATTacaggaaacaccgtacacctggcaaccgtgtcagcatGTATtgtgcccggcctgccacaggagtcgcaatgggacaagaacatccctgtgGGCCacaccctcctctaacccggacaatgctgggccaattgtgcaccacttCATGGGTCttccggtcacggccggctgcgacagagcctggactcgaaccaggatctctagtggcacagctagtgatgcagtgccttag